One part of the Algibacter sp. L1A34 genome encodes these proteins:
- a CDS encoding response regulator, translating to MESLQSTLLIDDDKFTNFYNEKIVKKHNTFNSITSVNSGADALVYLQKAMDGLVKKPDVIFLDINMPAMNGWEFIEEYSKLDKTFTSSIKIIMLTTSSNPQDQEKANSSSFINSYINKPLSTTLLDEALNFVK from the coding sequence ATGGAATCCCTTCAGTCTACCCTGCTCATCGATGATGATAAATTCACGAACTTTTATAACGAAAAAATAGTAAAAAAACACAATACATTTAACTCTATTACATCTGTAAACAGTGGCGCTGATGCTTTAGTTTATTTACAAAAAGCGATGGATGGTTTAGTTAAAAAACCGGATGTTATTTTTCTAGATATTAATATGCCAGCAATGAATGGCTGGGAGTTTATTGAGGAATATAGTAAATTGGATAAAACATTTACTTCTAGCATTAAAATTATTATGCTAACAACATCATCTAACCCGCAGGATCAAGAAAAAGCAAATAGCTCAAGCTTTATAAATAGCTATATTAATAAGCCATTGTCTACAACTCTTTTAGATGAGGCTTTAAACTTTGTTAAGTAA
- a CDS encoding TonB-dependent receptor domain-containing protein translates to MNTTIYAQNRASVKGNISDTFGVLPGALVSVEGYETQTTTNINGDFKLDLEEGDYVITASFIMYNSKSKAISLKVGDEVRVDFHLETGFSADEPVSLGTRSKPQSALETTVPIEIITPEEISNSSHFELGQLLHYLVPSFHSTQQTVSDGTDHIDPATLRGLGTDQVLVLINGKRRHTSSMLNVNNTIGRGSVGTDFNAIPVASVDRIEILKDGATSQYGSDAIAGVINIILKKQTDVIDIDTGTKINQEKDGVNHYFSGNFGLKIGNTGFINITGEFRDRSATNRAGDYTGNIYVDDDDVLDNQLISQNDFFGQTGYDDKQVMEVGSAATRNSALAFNGELLLFDKANLYFFGGRNSREGTSKGFYRFPREVDRVVEELHPDGFSPEILTNIQDDAMTVGIRGKKNDWDLDFSHSMGSNSIDFTVNNSNNASLGLISPRTFKSGGYQYQLNTTNLDFSRPFDIMHGLNLAFGGEIRVERYEIISGEEDSYIDGGEIYTDENGISKPKIIGAQVFPGIQPQDELIRYRSNASGYVDVELKPIEPVLIKAAFRYESNNDFGENSLWKLSARYKLGKKTSLRSSYSTGFRAPSMHQVFFQKISTQFFDGDISQVGTFNHESTLVSDAFDVSKLKPELSKHFSFGLSTKIENKYTLSFDYYNINIKDRIVLSGQFDEGYEDLLSPFNVTAAQFFTNAINSRTNGVEMSFNYKNKIGAGKLNGKLSANFTKTEVTKVNMVNNDVESLFNREERSRIESAQPNFKVNSYLNYEINDFKFNIVGTYFGSVKYIHPDDGDSSNWVLNEFSGNIETRDQKFDPKFITDLYLTYNYQNWFQATVGCNNVFNIYPNKHTHSANTVNGSLTYSRRVQQFGVNGANYFAKILLRL, encoded by the coding sequence GTGAATACGACTATTTATGCTCAAAATAGAGCATCTGTAAAAGGAAACATATCTGATACGTTTGGTGTATTGCCTGGAGCTTTAGTAAGTGTTGAGGGCTATGAAACTCAAACAACAACTAATATAAACGGAGATTTTAAACTTGATCTTGAAGAAGGAGATTATGTTATAACAGCCTCTTTTATAATGTATAACAGTAAAAGTAAGGCTATATCTCTTAAAGTAGGAGATGAGGTTCGTGTTGATTTCCATTTGGAAACTGGGTTTTCGGCAGATGAACCCGTGTCTTTGGGTACACGCTCTAAACCACAGTCTGCGTTGGAGACAACAGTGCCTATTGAGATTATAACTCCCGAAGAAATAAGCAATTCTTCTCATTTTGAATTAGGACAATTGTTACATTATTTAGTACCGTCGTTCCATTCTACACAACAAACCGTTTCTGATGGTACAGACCATATAGATCCTGCAACTTTACGAGGTTTAGGGACAGATCAAGTTTTGGTTTTAATTAATGGGAAACGACGTCACACATCTTCAATGCTAAATGTTAACAATACCATTGGTAGAGGAAGCGTTGGTACAGATTTTAATGCTATACCTGTAGCTTCTGTAGATCGTATTGAAATCTTAAAAGATGGAGCAACTTCGCAGTATGGATCTGATGCTATTGCTGGTGTTATAAATATTATACTTAAAAAACAAACCGATGTTATAGATATTGATACAGGAACTAAAATTAACCAAGAGAAAGACGGTGTTAACCATTACTTTAGTGGTAATTTCGGTTTAAAAATTGGTAATACGGGGTTTATAAATATAACTGGAGAATTTAGAGATAGAAGTGCAACTAATAGAGCAGGAGATTATACAGGGAATATTTATGTGGATGATGACGATGTGCTTGATAATCAATTAATATCACAAAATGATTTTTTCGGTCAAACAGGTTATGACGATAAACAAGTCATGGAAGTTGGTAGTGCGGCTACCCGAAATTCTGCGTTAGCTTTTAATGGCGAATTATTACTCTTTGATAAAGCCAATTTGTATTTTTTTGGTGGGCGTAATTCTAGAGAAGGCACATCTAAAGGATTTTATCGATTTCCTAGAGAGGTTGATCGCGTGGTTGAGGAGCTTCATCCAGATGGCTTTTCACCAGAAATACTTACAAACATACAGGACGATGCCATGACGGTTGGGATTAGAGGAAAAAAGAACGATTGGGATTTAGATTTTAGTCACTCTATGGGTTCTAACAGTATAGATTTTACTGTTAACAACTCTAACAATGCTTCACTTGGACTTATTTCGCCTAGAACGTTTAAATCTGGTGGCTATCAATACCAGCTTAACACGACTAATTTAGATTTTAGTAGACCTTTCGATATCATGCATGGGCTTAACTTAGCCTTTGGAGGAGAAATACGTGTAGAGCGTTATGAAATAATTTCTGGTGAAGAAGATTCTTATATCGATGGTGGTGAAATTTATACTGATGAAAATGGCATTTCAAAACCGAAAATTATTGGAGCCCAAGTATTTCCAGGAATCCAACCTCAGGATGAGCTTATTCGTTATAGATCTAACGCCTCTGGGTATGTAGATGTAGAATTAAAACCTATTGAACCTGTTTTAATTAAAGCGGCTTTTCGTTATGAGTCTAATAATGACTTTGGAGAAAATTCGCTTTGGAAACTTTCTGCTAGATATAAGTTAGGTAAAAAGACATCTTTACGATCAAGTTATTCCACAGGTTTTAGAGCGCCATCTATGCATCAAGTGTTTTTTCAAAAAATTAGTACACAATTTTTTGATGGAGATATTAGCCAGGTCGGTACTTTTAATCATGAAAGTACTTTGGTTTCCGATGCTTTTGATGTAAGCAAATTAAAACCAGAATTATCGAAACACTTTAGCTTTGGTTTAAGCACTAAAATAGAAAATAAATATACCCTCTCTTTTGATTATTATAATATAAATATTAAGGATCGTATTGTGTTATCTGGACAATTTGATGAAGGTTATGAGGATTTATTATCTCCTTTTAATGTTACTGCTGCTCAGTTTTTTACTAACGCCATAAACTCTAGAACTAATGGTGTAGAAATGTCTTTTAATTATAAAAATAAAATAGGGGCAGGAAAATTAAACGGAAAGCTATCTGCAAATTTCACTAAAACGGAAGTTACTAAAGTTAATATGGTAAATAACGATGTTGAATCTTTGTTTAATCGAGAGGAGCGTTCGAGAATAGAGTCTGCTCAGCCAAACTTTAAAGTAAACTCTTATTTAAATTATGAAATTAATGATTTCAAGTTTAATATAGTAGGTACTTATTTTGGAAGCGTAAAATATATCCATCCAGACGATGGTGATTCCAGTAATTGGGTACTAAATGAGTTTTCGGGTAATATTGAGACTCGTGACCAAAAATTCGATCCAAAGTTTATTACCGATCTATATTTAACATACAACTACCAGAATTGGTTTCAAGCAACTGTTGGGTGCAATAATGTTTTTAATATATATCCAAATAAGCATACACACTCTGCAAACACTGTAAATGGTAGTTTAACTTATAGCAGACGTGTACAGCAATTTGGTGTAAATGGCGCAAATTACTTTGCTAAAATTTTATTACGCTTATAA
- a CDS encoding TerB family tellurite resistance protein → MSFSDLFDSGFKKRNEDHFAAIVKIAMGDGVISDDEKAFLQRLARRLDIGEADYNLILENYKKHPINPPTSYERRLERLYDLTRMVYVDKIKHDREEVLLRKIALGIGFHTENVKYIVDKALVLVNDDVSLEVFKDAIKNMNK, encoded by the coding sequence ATGTCGTTTTCAGATTTATTTGATAGTGGTTTTAAAAAGCGTAATGAAGATCATTTTGCTGCAATTGTAAAAATAGCAATGGGTGACGGAGTTATTTCTGATGATGAGAAAGCATTTTTACAGCGTTTAGCACGCCGTTTAGATATTGGTGAGGCCGATTATAATCTTATATTGGAGAATTATAAAAAACACCCTATTAATCCACCAACGTCTTATGAACGTCGTTTAGAGCGTTTGTATGATTTAACGCGTATGGTTTATGTAGATAAAATAAAACACGACCGCGAAGAGGTTTTACTTAGAAAAATAGCTTTAGGTATAGGGTTTCATACTGAAAACGTAAAGTATATTGTGGATAAGGCATTAGTATTAGTTAATGATGATGTGAGTTTAGAGGTGTTTAAGGATGCTATAAAAAATATGAATAAATAA
- a CDS encoding YfiR/HmsC family protein, whose protein sequence is MKSNFLIKCVFIVFYITSVQVYSQNTSIEQVKRVKRAIFIFNIAEQTSYGDTNISSEFIIGVLGKDRTIIDLKSLAEKRQIKNKPVKVVGFSSVKDIENVDIIYTNYNKNFDVDYILNKISGNNTLLITENYPYNSSMINIVNVGNDFQYEINENLMQRNNISAFFNLRKNAISSIEKWKQFFQNSENTLAKTKDQLSKAEDSVKLKDEEIQSQKQIISINENKLKAKDQSLVNQKTEIKELISISEFQKKKYSDKLIIEKELEHRILKQIDSLNKQKEQIVLSNSEIEIQQTTLAKQKEDILNEEVKARAISEKLNTQRTVNYLLLILILFALIFGWVLFKNYYSTKRLNNVLKQKNDTIYNQSFTLASKNKELEEFAYITSHDLKEPLATISGLIDLLKDDYKDKLDEDAMTSMDFIDKSSERMRTQIDDLLEYSKLGKSKDKTNVDCNDLLNEITSDIANAITRFNAKIIYQDLPTVSGSKVELRGVFQNLINNAIKFKKVGVSPQVTINYTTFILEEQNKAFWQFEVTDNGIGIAEKHKHKIFSIFQRLHSREEYEGTGIGLSFCKKIVESLGGEIWFESELNKGTTFFFTIPK, encoded by the coding sequence ATGAAATCTAATTTTTTAATAAAATGTGTTTTTATAGTATTCTATATAACTTCTGTGCAAGTTTATTCTCAAAACACGAGTATTGAGCAGGTAAAGCGTGTTAAACGCGCTATTTTTATTTTCAATATTGCAGAGCAAACAAGTTACGGTGATACTAATATAAGCTCTGAATTTATTATTGGAGTTTTAGGAAAAGACCGAACTATTATAGATTTAAAAAGTCTAGCAGAAAAAAGACAAATTAAAAACAAACCCGTTAAGGTGGTTGGTTTTAGCAGTGTAAAGGATATTGAAAATGTTGATATTATTTATACTAATTACAATAAGAATTTTGATGTTGATTATATTTTAAATAAAATATCAGGGAATAACACATTACTAATCACTGAGAATTATCCTTATAATTCTTCTATGATAAATATTGTTAATGTGGGAAATGATTTTCAGTATGAAATCAATGAAAATCTTATGCAGCGCAATAATATTTCAGCTTTTTTTAATCTTCGGAAAAACGCCATTTCATCTATAGAAAAATGGAAACAGTTTTTCCAAAACTCAGAAAACACATTAGCCAAAACCAAAGATCAATTATCTAAAGCGGAAGATAGTGTTAAGCTTAAAGATGAAGAAATACAATCTCAAAAGCAGATTATTAGCATTAATGAAAATAAACTAAAAGCCAAAGACCAATCTTTGGTTAATCAAAAAACTGAAATCAAAGAGCTTATCTCGATTTCAGAATTTCAAAAGAAAAAATACTCCGATAAATTAATTATAGAAAAAGAATTAGAACATCGTATTCTTAAACAAATAGATTCTCTTAATAAACAGAAAGAGCAAATTGTGTTAAGTAATAGTGAAATTGAGATACAACAAACAACTCTAGCGAAACAAAAAGAAGATATTCTAAATGAAGAAGTAAAGGCTAGGGCTATTAGTGAAAAACTAAATACACAGCGTACTGTTAACTATTTATTGTTAATATTGATATTGTTTGCTCTTATATTTGGATGGGTGCTTTTTAAAAATTATTACAGTACAAAGCGATTAAATAATGTTTTAAAACAAAAGAACGATACCATTTATAACCAATCTTTTACATTGGCTTCTAAAAACAAGGAATTAGAAGAATTCGCATATATTACAAGTCATGATTTAAAAGAGCCATTAGCGACTATTTCTGGACTTATAGACCTCTTAAAGGATGATTATAAAGACAAGCTCGACGAGGATGCTATGACTAGTATGGATTTTATAGATAAATCTAGCGAGCGCATGAGAACGCAAATAGACGACTTGCTCGAATATTCTAAATTAGGTAAATCTAAAGATAAGACTAATGTTGATTGTAATGATTTATTAAATGAAATCACATCTGATATAGCAAATGCTATTACGCGCTTTAATGCCAAAATAATATATCAAGATTTGCCTACCGTATCTGGTAGCAAAGTAGAACTTAGAGGTGTTTTTCAAAACTTAATAAATAATGCTATCAAATTTAAAAAAGTTGGAGTAAGCCCGCAAGTAACAATAAATTATACAACCTTTATTCTAGAAGAGCAGAATAAAGCTTTTTGGCAATTTGAGGTAACGGATAATGGAATTGGTATTGCAGAAAAACATAAACATAAAATTTTCTCTATTTTTCAACGGTTACATTCTCGCGAAGAATACGAGGGTACAGGTATTGGTCTTTCCTTTTGTAAAAAAATAGTAGAATCTTTAGGTGGAGAAATTTGGTTTGAATCTGAATTAAATAAGGGCACAACATTTTTCTTTACTATACCCAAATAA